The following are from one region of the Segatella oris genome:
- the nusA gene encoding transcription termination factor NusA, translating to MAARKNEEEQISMIDTFREFKDTKNIDRTTLVSVLEESFRNVLAKIFGSDENFDVIVNPDKGDFEIYRNRVVVADGEVEDENKQIALGEALKIEPDYEIGEEVSEQVNFAKFGRRAILNLRQTLASKILELEHDTLYNKYKDRVGQIVSGEVYQIWKREVLVVDDENNELILPKSEQIPADVYRKGETIRAVILRVDNENNNPKIILSRTSSMFLERLLEAEVPEINDGLIAIRKIARMPGERAKIAVESFDDRIDPVGACVGVKGSRVHGIVRELCNENLDVVNYTTNINLFIQRALSPARVSSINIDEENHKAEVYLQPEEVSLAIGRGGLNIKLASMLTEYTIDVFREVPEGEADEDIYLDEFSDEIDQWVIDAIKSIGLDTAKAVLNAPREMLIEKADLEEETVDHVINVLRAEFEQ from the coding sequence ATGGCAGCAAGAAAAAATGAAGAAGAGCAGATCAGTATGATCGATACTTTCCGTGAGTTTAAGGATACGAAGAATATCGACCGTACGACATTGGTAAGCGTTTTGGAGGAGAGTTTCCGCAATGTGCTTGCCAAGATCTTCGGCAGTGACGAGAATTTCGACGTTATCGTGAACCCCGATAAAGGCGACTTTGAGATTTATCGCAACCGCGTTGTAGTGGCTGACGGTGAAGTTGAAGACGAGAACAAGCAGATTGCATTGGGAGAAGCGCTCAAGATTGAACCCGATTATGAAATTGGTGAGGAAGTCTCCGAACAGGTGAACTTTGCTAAGTTTGGCCGTCGTGCAATCTTAAATCTTCGTCAGACGTTGGCTTCAAAGATATTGGAATTGGAGCACGATACGCTCTATAATAAATACAAGGATCGCGTAGGACAGATTGTTTCGGGTGAGGTTTATCAGATTTGGAAGCGTGAGGTGCTTGTCGTTGACGATGAGAACAACGAACTGATTCTTCCTAAGAGTGAGCAGATTCCTGCTGATGTCTATCGCAAAGGCGAGACTATTCGTGCCGTTATTCTGCGTGTAGACAACGAGAACAATAATCCGAAGATTATCCTTTCGCGTACAAGTTCGATGTTCCTTGAACGTCTGCTTGAGGCTGAGGTGCCGGAAATCAATGACGGACTGATTGCCATTCGCAAGATTGCCCGCATGCCGGGAGAACGTGCCAAGATAGCTGTTGAGAGCTTTGATGACCGCATAGATCCGGTTGGTGCATGTGTGGGTGTGAAAGGAAGTCGCGTGCATGGCATTGTCCGCGAGCTTTGCAATGAAAACCTCGACGTAGTGAACTACACGACAAATATCAATCTCTTCATTCAAAGAGCATTGAGTCCGGCTCGTGTGAGCAGTATCAATATCGATGAGGAAAACCACAAGGCAGAGGTTTATCTGCAGCCCGAAGAAGTCAGTCTGGCTATCGGACGCGGTGGTTTGAATATCAAGTTGGCCTCTATGTTGACCGAATACACCATTGATGTGTTCCGTGAAGTGCCAGAGGGAGAAGCCGATGAGGATATCTACTTGGATGAATTCTCCGATGAAATCGACCAATGGGTGATTGATGCCATTAAGAGTATTGGGCTTGATACGGCCAAGGCTGTGCTCAATGCACCGCGTGAAATGCTCATTGAAAAAGCCGATCTTGAAGAAGAGACCGTGGATCATGTCATCAATGTGCTGCGTGCTGAGTTTGAGCAGTAA
- the rimP gene encoding ribosome assembly cofactor RimP gives MIDKNVVKKLVDEWLADKEYFLVGIDISPDDKIVVEIDHADGVWIEDCVALSKYIEDRLSRDEEDYELEVGSAGLGQPFKVMQQYVNFIGKEVEVMDADGKKFQGVLKSVDGNDFTVTVNEKVKVEGKRRPQKMDVDHAFKMDNVKYTKYLISFK, from the coding sequence ATGATTGACAAAAACGTCGTAAAGAAATTAGTAGATGAGTGGCTGGCAGACAAGGAGTACTTTCTTGTGGGCATAGATATCAGCCCGGATGACAAGATTGTTGTTGAGATCGACCACGCTGATGGCGTTTGGATTGAAGACTGTGTGGCGTTGAGCAAGTATATTGAAGACCGTCTCAGTCGTGACGAAGAAGACTATGAATTAGAGGTCGGTTCGGCTGGATTGGGACAGCCTTTCAAGGTCATGCAGCAATATGTGAACTTCATCGGCAAGGAAGTTGAAGTGATGGATGCTGATGGGAAGAAATTCCAGGGCGTGCTGAAGAGCGTTGACGGCAACGACTTTACGGTGACTGTGAATGAAAAAGTCAAGGTGGAGGGGAAGAGACGTCCGCAGAAAATGGATGTAGACCATGCTTTCAAAATGGATAATGTGAAATATACTAAATACTTAATAAGTTTCAAATAA